GTAAATCCCCTCTAAGTCGACCCTCTTCATTATAAATATATTCTTGGAATTCTTTGCCATATTTATTAGATAGGACTCCTAAGAGATTCTCCACAGTTAAATCCCCATCTAATTCCAGCAACTCTTCTTTTTTTCCAACAATTTCTCTTAAAGCAGCAAAGTACTTCACTGTAATTTTCATTAAATTAACCTCAAATTCAAAATTTCCAACAAAAATGATTTTATTATGATTTTTAAACTAATTGTTTTAAATCATAAAAAACT
This sequence is a window from Candidatus Bathyarchaeota archaeon. Protein-coding genes within it:
- a CDS encoding MoaD family protein is translated as MKITVKYFAALREIVGKKEELLELDGDLTVENLLGVLSNKYGKEFQEYIYNEEGRLRGDLQFLIDGKSISTAKGIKTRLHDSSQFVIIPPVGGGYID